The DNA region CTATCATCATTGCTGCTACTGCAGGAGTGTTTGAGCGGATACTTCAGAATGCCGTGGATATCAAATCTGAGAACGATTTAACTGTCTAAAATGGCAATCATTATCAACATCGACGTGATGCTGGCTAAGCGCAAGATGAGCGTCACCGAGCTTGCTGAGAAAGTGGGCATCACCCTGGCCAACATCTCCGTGCTGAAGAATGGCAGGGCAAGGGCTGT from Candidatus Parcubacteria bacterium includes:
- a CDS encoding helix-turn-helix transcriptional regulator, with the translated sequence MAIIINIDVMLAKRKMSVTELAEKVGITLANISVLKNGRARAVRFETLEAICKALQCQPGDILEYRK